The Vicia villosa cultivar HV-30 ecotype Madison, WI linkage group LG1, Vvil1.0, whole genome shotgun sequence genome includes a region encoding these proteins:
- the LOC131643943 gene encoding fumarate hydratase 1, mitochondrial, producing MALYVLSRRLSSRSTSTTLLSLRFTSLYSSSSFREERDTFGPIQVPSDKLWGAQTQRSLQNFDIGGSRERMPEPIVRAFGILKKCAAKVNMEYGLDPTIGKAIMQAAQEVAEGKLNDHFPLVVWQTGSGTQSNMNANEVIANRASEILGHKRGEKFVHPNDHVNRSQSSNDTFPTVMHIAAGLELNSRLIPSLKTLHSTLNAKSTEFKDIVKIGRTHTQDATPLTLGQEFSGYTTQVKYSIDRVISSLPRMYQLAQGGTAVGTGLNTKKGFDVKIASAVAEETHLPFVTAENKFEALAAHDAFVETSGALNTVAASLMKIANDIRLLGSGPRCGLGELILPENEPGSSIMPGKVNPTQCEALTMVCAQVMGNHVAITVGGSNGHFELNVYKPVIASCLLHSVRLLGDSSASFEKNCVRGIEANRERISKLLHESLMLVTSLNPKIGYDKAAAVAKTAHKEGSTLKEAALKLGVLSSEDFDKLVVPEKMIGPTD from the exons ATGGCGTTGTACGTGCTCTCGCGTCGTTTATCAAGTAGATCAACCTCAACGACACTCCTCTCCTTGCGTTTTACTTCGCTCTACTCATCCTCTTCATTCAGGGAAGAACGAGATACCTTTGGACCCATTCAAGTTCCCTCCGACAA ATTATGGGGAGCACAGACTCAGAGATCTTTGCAGAATTTCGATATCGGCGGTTCCCGTGAACGCATGCCTGAACCAATTGTTCGTGCGTTCGGCATCTTGAAAAAATGTGCCGCTAAG GTTAACATGGAGTATGGTCTTGATCCTACCATTGGGAAAGCTATCATGCAGGCGGCGCAAGAGGTTGCTGAGGGGAAGCTAAATGATCATTTTCCACTTGTTGTTTGGCAAACTGGCAGTGGCACTCAGAGTAACATGAATGCTAATGAG GTTATTGCAAACAGAGCATCAGAGATTCTGGGCCATAAGCGTGGTGAGAAGTTTGTGCACCCAAATGACCATGTCAATAGATCTCAATCTTCGAATGATACATTTCCAACG GTGATGCACATTGCTGCGGGACTGGAATTGAACTCAAGACTAATCCCCAGCTTGAAAACATTACATTCTACACTTAACGCAAAG TCAACTGAGTTCAAAGATATTGTTAAGATTGGACGCACTCATACTCAAGATGCTACACCTTTGACTCTCGGACAGGAGTTTAGTGGGTATACTACACAA GTGAAGTATAGTATTGATCGTGTGATTAGCAGTTTGCCACGCATGTATCAG CTCGCCCAGGGTGGTACGGCTGTAGGAACTGGATTGAATACAAAGAAGGG GTTTGATGTTAAGATAGCATCTGCAGTAGCTGAGGAAACACATCTGCCATTTGTAACAGCAGAAAATAAGTTTGAGGCCCTG GCTGCCCATGATGCTTTTGTTGAAACTAGTGGAGCCCTTAACACAGTTGCAGCTTCTTTAATGAAGATTGCTAATGATATACGGTTATTAGGAAG TGGTCCTCGTTGCGGCCTTGGTGAACTCATTCTTCCTGAAAACGAACCAGGAAGCAGTATTATGCCT GGGAAGGTTAACCCTACCCAGTGTGAGGCTTTGACTATGGTCTGTGCACAG GTCATGGGAAACCATGTTGCAATCACAGTGGGAGGGTCAAATGGTCATTTTGAGCTCAATGTATACAAGCCAGTGATTGCCAGTTGTCTCCTGCAT TCAGTGAGACTGCTTGGAGATTCATCTGCTTCCTTTGAAAAGAATTGTGTAAGAGGTATTGAAGCTAATAGAGAAAGAATTTCAAAGTTATTGCATGAG TCACTAATGTTGGTCACATCCTTGAACCCG AAAATTGGTTATGACAAAGCAGCTGCAGTTGCTAAGACAGCCCACAAAGAGGGTTCTACACTTAAG GAAGCTGCATTGAAGCTTGGAGTACTGAGCTCTGAAGATTTCGACAAACTTGTGGTGCCTGAAAAAATGATTGGCCCAACTGATTAA